The following proteins come from a genomic window of Kocuria palustris:
- a CDS encoding HelD family protein: protein MTDVARSSGAETGLPDDRGQGHGSALDEQLEIEQRYVTGLYDRLDELRREKADELARVRRTDMGTGHQSRSERDAFATHYEDRLAQLEAVDKRLAFGRLDTTETGEASTRYIGRIGLATEDHRRLLVDWRAREAAAFYQATGRSPMGVRRRRHLILDGRHVSAIEDDVLDPELLDDESVLQGEGALLAALNSKRTGRMTDIVATIQAEQDRIIRAPLQGVRVVQGGPGTGKTAVALHRAAFLLYEHRERLRKSGVLLVGPSSSFLWYIDRVLPSLGETGVVMSSLADLFPGIHGAPERDREVAGLKAGLEMVDVIKQAVKDRQKLPERDLVLTVDSHRVVLTRQLARRAREKARGTGKPHNEARATFVKIILRELAEKLGEELDASSGNAIDRSYLVEDLRQAPEVRRAVNLLWLPLSAETLVRQLFAKRRYLDSAFRHLSPAQRDQLERPAAAALTVSDVPLLDEAAERLGTLEDAGVRIRTGEAERAKATEMAERALYNMSQALEDVGVDGVVSASDLTEFNEEQEHRMTAAEAATSDRTWAYGHVVVDEAQELTPMQWRVLMRRCPMKSFTVVGDIAQAGSASAAASWGEALAPFVGERLSLEELTVNYRTPEAVASVAAAVARAAGQDVAAPRAVREGEPPIIAQLPAQADDAAIMRAIDDQLEEELEVVQGGLVAVIAPEERVRGIGRHLSERLPGRVGAGVRRLEHQVVVLSTWDAKGLEFDSVVLVQPQEIIDEYRGVGSLYVAMTRPTQRLRTVSAGPLPAGYDGVRA, encoded by the coding sequence ATGACGGATGTCGCCAGGAGCAGCGGTGCTGAGACCGGCCTGCCCGACGACCGCGGGCAGGGCCACGGCAGCGCACTGGACGAGCAGCTGGAGATCGAGCAGCGCTACGTCACGGGGCTCTACGACCGCCTGGACGAGCTGCGACGCGAGAAGGCCGATGAGCTGGCGCGCGTGCGCCGCACGGACATGGGCACGGGACATCAGTCCCGCTCGGAGCGCGATGCCTTCGCCACCCACTACGAGGATCGGCTCGCCCAGCTCGAGGCCGTCGACAAGCGGCTGGCCTTCGGACGCCTGGACACCACCGAGACCGGAGAGGCCTCCACGCGCTACATCGGGCGCATCGGCCTGGCCACGGAGGACCACCGACGCCTCCTGGTGGATTGGCGCGCCCGCGAGGCCGCGGCGTTCTACCAGGCCACGGGCCGCAGCCCCATGGGCGTGCGCCGTCGTCGCCACCTGATCCTCGACGGACGACATGTCTCGGCGATCGAGGACGACGTCCTGGACCCCGAGCTGCTCGACGATGAGTCCGTCCTGCAGGGTGAAGGCGCTCTGCTGGCGGCGCTGAACTCCAAGCGCACGGGTCGCATGACGGACATTGTCGCCACGATCCAGGCCGAGCAGGACAGGATCATCCGGGCCCCTCTGCAGGGCGTGCGCGTGGTCCAGGGCGGTCCGGGCACCGGCAAGACCGCGGTCGCCCTGCACCGCGCGGCGTTCCTGCTCTACGAGCACCGGGAGCGGCTGCGCAAGTCAGGGGTGCTGCTCGTCGGGCCGTCGTCGTCGTTCCTGTGGTACATCGACCGCGTGCTGCCCTCTCTGGGCGAGACGGGCGTGGTGATGTCGTCGCTGGCCGATCTGTTCCCCGGGATCCACGGCGCGCCGGAGCGCGACCGCGAGGTCGCCGGTCTCAAGGCAGGCCTGGAGATGGTCGACGTCATCAAGCAGGCGGTCAAGGACCGGCAGAAGCTGCCCGAGCGCGACCTCGTGCTCACCGTGGACTCGCACCGCGTGGTGCTGACCCGGCAGCTCGCCCGACGGGCCCGGGAGAAGGCCAGGGGCACGGGCAAGCCGCACAACGAGGCCCGCGCGACCTTCGTGAAGATCATCCTGCGCGAGCTCGCCGAGAAGCTGGGGGAGGAGCTCGACGCCTCCTCCGGCAACGCGATCGATCGCTCCTACCTGGTGGAGGACCTGCGCCAGGCCCCCGAGGTGCGCCGGGCCGTGAACCTGCTGTGGCTACCGCTGTCGGCCGAGACGCTGGTGCGCCAGCTCTTTGCCAAGCGGCGCTACCTCGACTCGGCCTTCCGCCACCTGAGCCCCGCCCAGCGGGACCAGCTCGAGCGCCCGGCCGCCGCTGCGCTGACCGTCTCGGACGTCCCGCTGCTGGACGAGGCCGCCGAGCGCCTGGGCACCCTCGAGGACGCCGGCGTGCGGATCCGCACCGGTGAGGCGGAGCGCGCCAAGGCCACCGAGATGGCCGAGCGGGCGCTCTACAACATGAGCCAGGCCCTCGAGGACGTCGGGGTCGACGGCGTGGTGAGCGCCAGCGACCTCACGGAGTTCAACGAGGAGCAGGAGCACCGGATGACCGCGGCCGAGGCCGCGACCTCCGATCGGACCTGGGCCTACGGGCACGTCGTGGTGGATGAGGCGCAGGAGCTGACGCCCATGCAGTGGCGGGTGCTCATGCGCCGATGCCCCATGAAGTCGTTCACGGTGGTCGGCGATATCGCCCAGGCCGGCTCGGCCTCGGCCGCCGCCTCCTGGGGCGAGGCCCTGGCGCCCTTCGTGGGGGAGCGTCTCAGCCTGGAGGAGCTCACGGTCAACTACCGCACGCCTGAGGCAGTGGCCTCGGTCGCCGCGGCCGTCGCCCGCGCCGCCGGTCAGGACGTGGCCGCTCCGCGAGCGGTGCGCGAGGGGGAGCCGCCGATCATCGCGCAGCTGCCCGCTCAGGCCGACGACGCCGCGATCATGCGCGCGATCGACGACCAGCTCGAGGAGGAGCTCGAGGTCGTCCAGGGCGGTCTCGTGGCCGTCATCGCCCCGGAGGAGCGCGTGCGCGGCATCGGCCGGCATCTCTCCGAGCGCCTGCCCGGCAGGGTGGGCGCGGGTGTGCGCCGGCTGGAGCACCAGGTCGTCGTGCTGTCCACGTGGGATGCCAAGGGCCTGGAGTTCGACTCCGTGGTCCTCGTGCAGCCGCAGGAGATCATCGACGAGTACCGCGGCGTCGGATCCCTGTACGTGGCCATGACCCGTCCCACCCAGAGGCTGCGCACCGTCTCGGCCGGCCCGCTGCCCGCCGGCTACGACGGCGTCCGCGCCTGA
- a CDS encoding dicarboxylate/amino acid:cation symporter: MLSSLLTRIVVAIVLGALCGLFFPEPIARVFVTFNGLFSGFLGFLIPVLILALVAPAIADLGRGAGKWLLITAAVAYGSTICAGLMAFGTSMALFPSLLADETHDGGALSDPSEESLSSFFSIEMPPPFEIMTALLLAFCVGVGITMVRGTTLKSGLEELRDIIMLVVTRIVIPLLPVYVFGSFLSLTMNGQIGTVISTFFKVVITAFVLTIILLLLQYVIAGAIAKKNPIRLLKNMLPAYFTALGTSSSAATIPVTLQATRNNGVSEEVAGFTIPLCATIHLAGSTVKIVLFSTAVMMVTGIEIDPVQYFGFILMLGITMVAAPGVPGGAIMAAVGILQSMRGFDETAISIMIATYVAIDSIGTATNVTGDGAIAVAIDRFYRKSEDIDDDAVAEDPQPSAV; this comes from the coding sequence ATGCTGTCCTCACTGCTGACGAGAATCGTCGTCGCCATTGTGCTCGGCGCCCTGTGCGGCCTGTTCTTCCCGGAACCGATCGCTCGCGTCTTCGTCACGTTCAACGGCCTCTTCAGCGGCTTCCTCGGCTTCCTGATCCCCGTGCTGATCCTGGCCCTCGTCGCTCCGGCGATCGCGGATCTCGGGCGCGGCGCCGGCAAGTGGCTGCTGATCACGGCCGCCGTGGCCTACGGCTCCACCATCTGTGCCGGCCTCATGGCCTTCGGCACCTCGATGGCGCTGTTCCCGTCGCTGCTGGCCGATGAGACCCACGACGGCGGCGCACTGAGCGATCCCTCGGAGGAGTCGCTGTCGTCGTTCTTCAGCATCGAGATGCCCCCGCCCTTCGAGATCATGACCGCGCTTCTGCTCGCCTTCTGCGTGGGCGTGGGCATCACGATGGTTCGCGGGACCACGCTGAAGAGCGGTCTGGAGGAGCTGCGCGACATCATCATGCTCGTGGTCACCCGCATCGTGATCCCGCTGCTGCCGGTCTACGTGTTCGGTTCGTTCCTGTCGCTGACCATGAACGGGCAGATCGGGACGGTCATCTCCACGTTCTTCAAGGTGGTCATCACCGCGTTCGTGCTCACGATCATCCTGCTGCTCCTGCAGTACGTGATCGCCGGGGCCATCGCCAAGAAGAACCCCATCCGCCTGCTCAAGAACATGCTGCCGGCCTACTTCACGGCCCTGGGCACGTCCTCCTCCGCGGCTACCATCCCGGTGACCCTGCAGGCCACCCGGAACAACGGGGTGAGCGAGGAGGTCGCCGGCTTCACGATCCCCCTGTGCGCCACGATCCACCTGGCCGGCTCGACCGTGAAGATCGTGCTGTTCTCCACCGCCGTCATGATGGTCACGGGCATCGAGATCGATCCGGTGCAGTACTTCGGCTTCATCCTGATGCTCGGCATCACCATGGTCGCCGCACCGGGCGTTCCCGGCGGTGCCATCATGGCCGCCGTGGGCATCCTGCAGTCCATGCGCGGCTTCGACGAGACTGCGATCTCCATCATGATCGCCACCTACGTGGCCATCGACTCGATCGGCACGGCCACCAACGTGACCGGTGACGGTGCGATCGCCGTGGCCATCGACCGCTTCTACAGGAAGTCGGAGGACATCGACGACGACGCTGTCGCTGAGGATCCGCAGCCCTCTGCTGTGTGA
- the tyrS gene encoding tyrosine--tRNA ligase: MIPTPTTAIDLAAQHNDPDFPGIWEELNWRGLVHVSTDQAALQELLDGEPITFYCGFDPTAASLHLGHLVQLLTMRRLQLAGHRPLGLVGGSTGLIGDPRQTSERVLNTREVVEQWVGQLREQIERFLSFDGDSAARMVNNMDWTGEMSAIDFLRDIGKHFRVGTMIKKEIVAKRLNSEEGISYTEFSYQILQGMDFLNLHREYGCMLQTGGSDQWGNLTSGTELVRKVEGTAVQAIGTPLITNSDGTKFGKSEGNAIWLDPELTSPYAFYQFWLNTADADVLDRLKVFTFRTSQEIAEFERKVAEEPFRREAQKQLAWDVTVLVHGAQATEQAIAASEAVFGKGDLGALDEQTLAAVIGELPSATVGAEDRALIDLLVATGLSTTRSEARRTLQEGGVSVNNQKVQGIEAQLEDEQLLHGRYALLKRGKKNMAGVVLGE; this comes from the coding sequence GTGATCCCGACACCCACCACCGCGATCGATCTGGCGGCCCAGCACAACGACCCCGACTTCCCGGGCATCTGGGAGGAGCTGAACTGGCGCGGGCTCGTGCACGTGTCCACGGACCAGGCGGCCCTCCAGGAGCTGCTGGACGGGGAGCCGATCACGTTCTACTGCGGCTTCGACCCCACGGCGGCCTCGCTGCACCTGGGGCACCTGGTGCAGCTGCTGACCATGCGCCGGCTGCAGCTGGCGGGGCACCGTCCGCTGGGGCTCGTCGGCGGCTCGACCGGACTGATCGGCGATCCCCGCCAGACCTCGGAGCGGGTGCTGAACACCCGCGAGGTCGTGGAGCAGTGGGTCGGGCAGCTGCGCGAGCAGATCGAGCGCTTCCTGTCCTTCGACGGCGACAGCGCCGCTCGCATGGTCAACAACATGGACTGGACCGGCGAGATGTCGGCGATCGACTTCCTGCGCGACATCGGCAAGCACTTCCGCGTGGGCACCATGATCAAGAAGGAGATCGTGGCCAAGCGGCTGAACTCGGAGGAGGGCATCTCCTACACCGAGTTCAGCTACCAGATCCTGCAGGGCATGGACTTCCTGAACCTGCACCGCGAGTACGGCTGCATGCTGCAGACCGGCGGCTCGGATCAGTGGGGCAACCTGACCTCGGGCACGGAGCTGGTGCGCAAGGTCGAGGGGACCGCGGTCCAGGCCATCGGCACACCGCTGATCACCAACTCGGACGGCACCAAGTTCGGCAAGTCCGAGGGCAACGCCATCTGGCTGGACCCCGAGCTGACCTCGCCGTACGCCTTCTACCAGTTCTGGCTCAACACCGCCGACGCCGATGTGCTCGACCGCCTCAAGGTCTTCACCTTCCGCACCAGCCAGGAGATCGCCGAGTTCGAGCGCAAGGTCGCCGAGGAGCCCTTCCGCCGAGAGGCGCAGAAGCAGCTCGCGTGGGATGTCACCGTGCTGGTGCACGGGGCCCAGGCCACCGAGCAGGCGATCGCGGCCTCCGAGGCCGTGTTCGGCAAGGGGGACCTCGGCGCTCTGGACGAGCAGACCCTGGCCGCGGTGATCGGGGAGCTCCCCTCGGCGACCGTGGGTGCTGAGGATCGAGCGCTGATCGACCTGCTCGTGGCCACGGGGCTGTCGACCACCCGCTCCGAGGCGCGACGCACCCTCCAGGAGGGCGGCGTCTCCGTGAACAACCAGAAGGTGCAGGGCATCGAGGCTCAGTTAGAGGACGAGCAGCTGCTGCACGGCCGGTACGCCCTGCTCAAGCGCGGCAAGAAGAACATGGCGGGAGTCGTGTTGGGGGAGTGA